In Candidatus Moanabacter tarae, the genomic stretch AGTCCACTACGATACACTTCGGGCCTCCGTCATTATGGCAGTAAGCGCCTGTGTAATCGCCTTCGCTTCAGGACGTGGATTACCTGTGTCAACGACTTACGTCGCCTTTGCCGCCGTAGTCGCGACCGGTTGGGCAGACCGAGTTTTTATACACGGGGACGCAGACTTAAAGTATGGCCGAGCAATTTGGGTAGTTACAAGTTGGTTTCTAGCCGCCATTATCGCTATGGTAAGCAGCGCCATCGTAGCACGTGTCGTTTTCGAATTAGAGATTGTAGGACTCATTTTGGGAATTGCCGTGAACCTGGGTATTCGTTTCTACGTAGATCGGCGTTCGCTCCGGCACGAGAAAAACTTCCGCAAGGCCTTTGCAAACAAGCAGCCCAATTAGACGATCTTAAGTCAGCTAAAGCGGAAAAGGAGATGAACCTTGTGAAGTTTCACTGCCGTCAGAAATTGATGACCCGGCGATCCGAAAACCCCAAATAGATTACTTCAAGATTGAGTCTCGAAATCTTGTGAAATCTCCTGATTAGAGTTCCGGATGCACGGAAGAGAAATTCTGAATGCTCTCGTAGAGGTGCGCCAGTGAGAGCAATTCAGCCTCTTTGAACGGAGGACCGATGATCTGCAGACCAATCGGCAGTCTCTGATTATCGAAACCACACGGCACGGAAATCCCTGGCAATCCGGCCAGGTTAACAGAAATTGTGAAAATGTCCGCCAAGTACATAGCAAGAGGATCGTCAGACTTCTCTCCAATTCTGAAAGCCGTTGTCGGAGAGACCGGAACCGCAAGGGCATCTACTGTCTCAAAAGCTTTCAGAAAATCGTTGCGTATTAAAGTTCGAACCTTTTGTGCTCGTCCGTAATTGGCGTCATAGTATCCACTACTAAGAGCATAAGTTCCCAAGATAATGCGTCTCTTTACCTCTTCACCGAAACCCTCTCCCCTGGTCTTGAAATAGAGGTCCACACTGTCTTCGGCCCTAGCACTTCTAGTTGTATATCGAACTCCATCGTAGCGAGCAAGATTAGAAGAAGCCTCCGCCGTCGCGATAAGATAATAAACCGGAATTGCCAGTTCCGTATTCGGCAACGATACCTCCTGAATGGAACAACCCGCGCCTTCTAAGGATTTAATTGCGTTCTCAATGCAGCACCGCACTTCCGAATCCAACCCCTCACCGAAAAATTCCTTAGGGATCCCAAGTTTCCAAGAAGCCCTTTTCTGAGCAATCTTCGCTACATAATCCGGAATCTCGACATTAATAGAGGTTGAATCGAGTGAATCGTATCCTGCGATTTCTTGCAGAAGCAAGGCCACATCTGCAACGCTTCGTCCCATTGGGCCGATCTGATCTAGAGAAGAAGCAAAGGCAACCAAGCCGTAACGGGAAACGAGCCCATACGTCGGCTTCATGCCAATAATTCCACAATGAGAAGCAGGTTGCCGGATTGATCCGCCGGTATCGCTGCCCAAGGCTAGGATCGATTCTCCCGCTGCAACTGCCGCCGCACTGCCGCCACTACTGCCACCCGGAATGCGCTCTAGATCCCAAGGATTCCGGGTCGTGCAAAATGCGGAATTCTCCGTTGAAGACCCCATCGCAAACTCATCCATATTGAGGCGACCCCAGAGCACAACCCCAGCTTCCTTCAATTTCAAGATACTCGTGGCATCATAGGGCGAAATAAAATTTTCCAGAATCCTACTGCCGCAGGTCAGCGGGGCATCCTTCACAGCAATTACATCCTTGATTCCAACTGGAATCCCATCCAACGGGCTGAGAGTCTCGCCACGCATTCTCCGATGATCGCTTTCTTCCGCCTGCTTAATCGCTCCTTCTGGATCTGTCTGCAGAAAGGCTCCTATCCGATCGTCGACAACAACTGTTCTCTCGATAACTGCCTCCGTCAGTTCAACCGACGAGATTTCTCTCCGCTCAAGCAGACTACTCAGAACGGTTGCAGTTTCGTAGTAGAGTTTGCTCATCCTCAATCAAGATTCACTCTCTACTTTAGAATTTCGAAAGATGATAGGCTTCATGCTTCCTCAACAACCTTTGGCACCATCACCTGATTGTCGCGAGCTGCGGGGACATTTTTCAAAGCCTCCTCCACCGAAAATCCACTTACTGCCACATCCTCCTGCCATATATTAAATACGGGGAAAGCATGCGCTGTCGGGTCTACATTTGCAACATCGACTGTGTCAAGTTTTCGAAAGTACTCCATTATCTGATCTAGTTGCTCAGCGAATTTTTGCGACTCCTCTTTAGTCAATTCGATCCGAGCCAACTTCGATACATACTCGACATCTATCGTTTTCTCTCCCGCCATACCTACAATGGTTTCCGATATTTACAGTACCTTGTCACAGCCAAACTTTTGGTCACAAATTTCTATCGATCCCATCGGGACTAGTTAGGAATCAATCCTTGCCGGCCTTACTGATCTAAACCCGTTCCCGCTATAAAGGCCATTAACCTCGAACATCACAAAACCACCGACCCGAAAGATCCCTAACTCCGCAGTTGATAACCGGTGCCTTCAGTAATTCGCAAGACAATCCGTTCAAATGCAGAATTAACCTCGTTATCAGTTAGGGTACGTTGGTCTGATCGAAAGGCGAGAGCAAAAGCAAAGCTTTTGGTTCCATCCGGTAATCCCTCACCTCGGAAGACATCAAAGATGGAAACAGATTCGACGTCAAACTGGTCAATAACTGCTTCCTTTGAGATTGACTCTAATCTAGATCGGACCGTGCCGGCTGACTCCGTTTCAGGAACCACTAAAGAAATATCCTTGGTCGCCGAGGGATAGGGACTGTCAGGTTGATAACTTGGGGGCGAGATTTTCCTTCTTAAAAATTTTGGTAAGAAAGAAAGGGATCCAGCCAACACTATCCCCTCAACTCCCCAGGATTTCAGTATCTTTAGATCAACCGTTCCAACCTTGGCCTCGAATCCGTCTGTAAACTGCCCAAGACAACCGGAATGTCCTTTCTGCCATGTATTGTCATCTTTTACTGGTTTAAAATTTAAGTCCGCAAAATCTACTCCCAACAATGAAAACAAACGCTCTACAAGTCCCGAAACCGTATAAAAGTCCGGCTCTTCTCTAACCAGCCAACCGCTTGGGCGCGGGGCCTGAACAAGCAGAAATCCCACTGAGAGTATCTCCCATAGCTTACCCTCCTCAGCTCGAAAAATGCTGCCGATTTCAAAAAGTCTTTCAATATCGTTTCCACGAAATCGGTTGAGCCGCAGATTGTCCAGAAGACCCGGTATCAAGGAAGGTCGTAGATAGGCCTGGTCTTCTGTAAGCGGATTAGCCAGTTTCAGCAAACTGGAAGCATCGCCTCCGTGCCAAGCATCGACTGTCTTCAATTCGCACATCGACATATTTACGCATTCGTAAAACCCCTGAGCCCGAAAGAACGATGCCACCTGCCCTCGAAATTGGCTCACCTGGTCGTCTTCCTGTGCTACAGAGGATGCAGCAACCTCTGCATTTGGAATGCGGTCCGTCCCGTATATACGTAAAAATTCTTCTACTAAATCAATAGGTCGCTCCAAATCCGCTCGATGCGATGGGATCCGGACTGCACGACCGTCGTTTCCTCCGACCGGCTCTCCGACCTCAAGATCGAGAGAACGGAAGATTTTCCAAATTCGTTCCTTTTCGACTTCGAATCCAAGGTGCCGTTCAATAAAACCGGCGTCGATTTCGATCTTCCGATCAAACTTTGGCAACTCCCCGGCTACGTGAGGAACCCCCAAACAGCGTCCCCCGCCTACCTGGATAATGAGATCAATTGCACGCCGGGCAGCCCGTTCTGTCAAAGAAGGATCCACGCCTCTCTCAAAACGATAAGAGGCATCGGTCGAAAGAACTAACTGTCGCGAGGTCCTCCTAATATTGGTCGGTGCAAAATGGGCCGACTCTAGCACAACGTCTGTCGTCCCTTCATCCAGCTCAGCATCAATGCTACCCATTACTCCCGCTACCGCCATGGGCTTTCCCAGATCAGCAATAACCATGTTCTCAGGTGTAAGAGTCCTCAATTGGCCGTCCAGCGTTGTGATCTCTTCATCATCTTGAGCCTGGCGGATCACAATCGTTTGCCCGCTTATTTTGGCCGCGTCGAAGGCATGAAGGGGCTGCCCCATCTCGTACAAAACAAAGTTCGTTACGTCTACCACATTATTGACTGGTCTCAACCCTATGGCCATAATAAGTCTGCTTAACCATTCGGGACTCGGCCCAATGGTAATGCCTACAATCGAATAGGCGAGATAGTATAAGCAATTTTCAGAGGTCTCAATTCGAACGCCTTTTAATATGTCACTCGAAGGTGAGGCTGATTCGTCCAAATCTTCCGAAGAAATCTCCGGTAAAGATACCGGAAGCTGAAA encodes the following:
- the gatA_2 gene encoding Glutamyl-tRNA(Gln) amidotransferase subunit A — its product is MSKLYYETATVLSSLLERREISSVELTEAVIERTVVVDDRIGAFLQTDPEGAIKQAEESDHRRMRGETLSPLDGIPVGIKDVIAVKDAPLTCGSRILENFISPYDATSILKLKEAGVVLWGRLNMDEFAMGSSTENSAFCTTRNPWDLERIPGGSSGGSAAAVAAGESILALGSDTGGSIRQPASHCGIIGMKPTYGLVSRYGLVAFASSLDQIGPMGRSVADVALLLQEIAGYDSLDSTSINVEIPDYVAKIAQKRASWKLGIPKEFFGEGLDSEVRCCIENAIKSLEGAGCSIQEVSLPNTELAIPVYYLIATAEASSNLARYDGVRYTTRSARAEDSVDLYFKTRGEGFGEEVKRRIILGTYALSSGYYDANYGRAQKVRTLIRNDFLKAFETVDALAVPVSPTTAFRIGEKSDDPLAMYLADIFTISVNLAGLPGISVPCGFDNQRLPIGLQIIGPPFKEAELLSLAHLYESIQNFSSVHPEL
- the gatC gene encoding Aspartyl/glutamyl-tRNA(Asn/Gln) amidotransferase subunit C; the protein is MAGEKTIDVEYVSKLARIELTKEESQKFAEQLDQIMEYFRKLDTVDVANVDPTAHAFPVFNIWQEDVAVSGFSVEEALKNVPAARDNQVMVPKVVEEA
- the pheT gene encoding Phenylalanine--tRNA ligase beta subunit encodes the protein MKISFEWLRRYLPLECAAEEVEEALTLIGFEVDGVKRIGIPLLENVLVGEVISMTRHPNADRLTLCKVRIREEDEANEIICGASNYKVGDRVVVALNGAVLPGGVKIKRSKIRGVVSDGMMCSARELSLGNDHEGILILESRPEIGTSINEVFPEGDVIFDVEITPNRPDCLSCIGVVRELGAFFQLPVSLPEISSEDLDESASPSSDILKGVRIETSENCLYYLAYSIVGITIGPSPEWLSRLIMAIGLRPVNNVVDVTNFVLYEMGQPLHAFDAAKISGQTIVIRQAQDDEEITTLDGQLRTLTPENMVIADLGKPMAVAGVMGSIDAELDEGTTDVVLESAHFAPTNIRRTSRQLVLSTDASYRFERGVDPSLTERAARRAIDLIIQVGGGRCLGVPHVAGELPKFDRKIEIDAGFIERHLGFEVEKERIWKIFRSLDLEVGEPVGGNDGRAVRIPSHRADLERPIDLVEEFLRIYGTDRIPNAEVAASSVAQEDDQVSQFRGQVASFFRAQGFYECVNMSMCELKTVDAWHGGDASSLLKLANPLTEDQAYLRPSLIPGLLDNLRLNRFRGNDIERLFEIGSIFRAEEGKLWEILSVGFLLVQAPRPSGWLVREEPDFYTVSGLVERLFSLLGVDFADLNFKPVKDDNTWQKGHSGCLGQFTDGFEAKVGTVDLKILKSWGVEGIVLAGSLSFLPKFLRRKISPPSYQPDSPYPSATKDISLVVPETESAGTVRSRLESISKEAVIDQFDVESVSIFDVFRGEGLPDGTKSFAFALAFRSDQRTLTDNEVNSAFERIVLRITEGTGYQLRS